The nucleotide sequence GACAAGGATCCGGCGACTCATCAGCAATGTCGAGTAAAGTGTCGACCTCGGCGTCCGTCAAGCGACGGCGCTCGGCTCGCCGCCTGTCCGATGCAATATTCAGGGCGATCCGGAGCAGATAGGCTTTTGGATTGTGCATCGGCCCGATTTCGCCCAGCTTCTCCAGGCGAAGAAACGTCTCGTGCAAAACGTCGCCAGCCAGATCCATGGACCCGAGCCGGCAGGTGAGTTGCCGTCCGAGTTCCTTGTAATCGGCGAGAAATAGGTCTCGCAGAACGGCACTGCCGGACTCGCTTGCGACCGTCGACATGCGCCCATCAAGCCGGCTGCCGGCTTGCCCCCCAACGCTCCTTGACCTAAGGCTAGACCACTACGAATTGATGACACCTGGATGTCAGTCCAGATCGACGGGTCGGACGGTTCCTCTCCAGGTCACGACGTAGACCGCTTCAGGCTGAAATCGATGGGCAGAAGAACGCGCTGGCGCCCCGCCAGCCCGAGAGGAACAGGCGGCAGCGGGGCTGCGCGGCGGATCGTATCAACGGCCTCGCTGTCAAGAATGAGGTGGCCGGAACTCGACGCAACGCGGATGTTGCTCACCGCTCCCTGTCGATCCACCTCGAAATAGAGCTGGACGATCCCGCTCAGGCGCTCGGCGCGCGCGGCGGCGGGATAGCGGCGATACCGCGCGACATGATCATAGATATCCTGCTGGAACGCTGCCGAGAGGCTCGCGGAGTTCGCCGCATGGACCTGGGTCGTGGATACACTTCCGCGCGCACCGGGAGGTCGGCTGCTGGGTGGCTCGGGCTCCTTGGTGCTGTCGTCGCGCGCGCGGTCGATTTGCAGCGCCGGTTCGCGTTCCGGTTCGGCCGGAATGGCTGCTGCCTGGTGCGCGGCGGCCTCAGCCTGATGCTGGACGATTCCTTCGGCCGGCACGATCGACACCTGAACAACCCTGCCCTCTCCGAGCTGAGACGCCGGGCCGCCGGCGCGTGCGAGCCACCCGACGAAGACGATGAGTGCCGCGAGCGCGAGCACCGAGAGGCCGCCCCCGACCAGGAGGACACGCGAGCCGTCCGGCGGATGCCACGGTGCGGCCGGTCCCTGCCGGTTCGCCACCGTCGCAGGTCTTGCCCCAATCATAGCGTCCGCACCGTGATCGCCACGTGGATCGGGTTCGGCATGCGCGGTGGCGGCGCTTCGCTCACCACCAGCCCCTGCAGGATACGAAAGATCGTGGCGTCCCGCTCGCGATCGCCGCTGGACCGCACCAGCTCTGTCCGCCGCACCGCGCGGTGCTGGTCGACCCAGAGCTTCAACCCGGCGCTGTAGCGGCCGCCTTTCGTCCTGGTGTCCTGCTTCAGCGCCTTCTCGATGTCGGCCCGCAGGAGGCCGGCATACGTCCGGAACCGCTCGTCATCACCTTCGTCGGCTTCGACACGCAGCGGCTTCAGGACGAGATCAGCAGCCCCTCCAAGCGGCGCGAGCGGCGGCTCAAGCAAGGTGCCGGCAGACGGCCGCATGAGAACGACGGCATCGTCGCGCGTGAAACGGATGCGCAGGTCGGTGCCGGAGATCAGCATTTCCAGCGCCGCCTCGGGGGTGAAACGTCCACTCGCGCCGCGCGAGCGCAAGCCGAAGGCCAGGTCGCTTTCATAGAGCACCTGGACGCGGCTGATCCGGCTGAACGTCTCAAGCGCCGACGACAGCGGCTGCTCGGCGATATCGAACTCGATGCGATCGGAGGAACCGGCCGCGCTGGCGGCGCCTGCCAGCAGACATCCCGCCAAAGCAGGCGCCACGCCGCGAAGACTCCATCGTGCGGGTCGCATAGGTATTCGATGCCTCGTGCCCAATCGATCGGGCCGCGTTCGAATGCGGCAGCCGCCGGGGTGATCGTGGTCGCTGCCGCAGTATTTCGCGTCGATTATGGAATCCGGCATTGGGCCGGGCAATAGGTGGCCGCATCGCTCAGCAATTCGGCGGATGAGTGTGGCCGTGTCGTCGTAGCGTCATAAAACAGGCCCCCACGCCGCCCCGTCGTCGTCAGACGCGTAAGGTCGAGGGGTGGACGCTGGTGATCGATCCGGACGTCGCCTGAACGCGGCATCGACGCTGCGACGTCGGCAGGTCCACCATCAACCAGAAGCGGCGATGCGGCCGTTCGCACCCGGCACAATCCAGTGCAGGCCTATCGCCCGACCGCCTGTCGCCTCATTTCGGTCAGTTGCCTGGCCTCCGCGTCGGTGAGTTCGCCGACACCAATGACTTGATAGCGGCTCCGTGGGTCTTGCTGTTGATTGCTGCCCTGCCGGCCGTCGTCGGTTCGGCGCCGCTGTTCGTCCGTCGGGCGATCGGAATTTGGAGAACCATCGCTGCCGCCATATCCCAAGATCTCGACGATAATGATCGAGGACCGGTCGGAGGCAGGGTTGATCGCCGTGGCCACCGGCTGCGGCGGTGGGGGCGTCGAAATCGCCGCGGCGAGGCCGCTGACACTGGGGCCCTGGATGGTGGGCAGGCCGGTCGCTTTGCCGCCGACCTCGATATTGCTGGCGTTGAGCAGCGTGACGGCGGCAACCACGGCGTTACCGGAGACCCGGATTCCGGCGGTGCCGGCATCGATGGTGCCGCGCGGCGCCAGCAGAAAGATTTTGGATTTGCGCGCGACCTTGGAGGTCTTCAGCACGCCGATGCCGGCGCCGCTGACGTAGCCGCCGAGGTCGACCGATTGATAGTCATCGGGGTCGTAGATCGCCTGCAGCGGCGGGAACGACAGCGTCGTCTTGGAGCCGCGGCCGGCGTCGAGATCGCCGTTGGAGCTCCACATCAGAACATCGCCGCCCTGGGTGGTGAGAACGCGGCTGGAATTCACCAGCACGTCCTGGTCGGTGAAGGTATTGATGGCGCCGACGCCGAGGCTGAGGATGCCGATATCGCGCAGCTTCAGCTTCGGATTGGTCTCGGACGCGAGCTGGCCGACCCGCATGCTGCCGCTCGGGCCGAAGATCGAGATGTCGCCGCCGAGCTGGGTCTGGATGGTGCCGTGGAACATCTCCAGATCGCCCCAATGCTTCAGCGCGTTGGCGCCGTTGCTGCCGCCGCCCAACGCATTCTGGGTGTAGCCCAGCTCCGCGGGGAACATCGTGTTCACCATCCGGTAGCCGCGCTGATAATCCGTCACGCCCCCCTCGATGGCGAGTCCGACCGCCTTCAGCTCGGCGAAGAACACCTGATCCACGAACACGTGCCGCAGTTCGAGCGGGAGCGCGTTGAAAGCGTCCCACGCCGCGCCGTCGCTTGCCGCCGGGCGGCCGATGCGCGCCAGGAAGATCTTGAGCTCGCCGAGATAATTGTGCTCGACGAGGCTGGCCTGCGCCGGATTGATATAGGTGTTGATCACCGCCTGGTAGTCGATCTGGGATTCGGGCCCGCGAGCAACCGTGCTGCCGGCCGGCAGCGGCGGCGCGACACCGAACATGATCAGCAGCTCGGCGCCGGTCCTGGACAGCAGCGGATTGCGCATGGTGGCCGGCTTGGTGGAGGAGTAGCCGCCTTGCAGCACCGGATCGTACAGGCCGATCGACCCGACTATTCTGCCGTAAACCGTGGAGCTGATGTAGATGTTGCCGACCGGCGTCGTACTGTTGTTGGCGACGGAGACGATTCCCTGCTGCTGGGTGACTTGCGCCGCGGTGTCGTGCGCCGCTGGCAGGAACGGGCCAAGATCGCGGCCCGCCTCGACCACGAAGAAACCCGGCCCCGCAATCTGCAGCCCGCCGGCATTGTTCCAGCCGGTATAGCTAATGTCGCGCCCGGCGATCACGGT is from Blastochloris viridis and encodes:
- a CDS encoding STN domain-containing protein; translation: MAPALAGCLLAGAASAAGSSDRIEFDIAEQPLSSALETFSRISRVQVLYESDLAFGLRSRGASGRFTPEAALEMLISGTDLRIRFTRDDAVVLMRPSAGTLLEPPLAPLGGAADLVLKPLRVEADEGDDERFRTYAGLLRADIEKALKQDTRTKGGRYSAGLKLWVDQHRAVRRTELVRSSGDRERDATIFRILQGLVVSEAPPPRMPNPIHVAITVRTL
- a CDS encoding RNA polymerase sigma factor, yielding MSTVASESGSAVLRDLFLADYKELGRQLTCRLGSMDLAGDVLHETFLRLEKLGEIGPMHNPKAYLLRIALNIASDRRRAERRRLTDAEVDTLLDIADESPDPCRSVEAKSDLEALERAILELPPRRRDIFVAARLGDVSHRDLAVRFGVTVRTIEIELKSAVEHCAARLGREWKPRFGPRPRESSSE
- a CDS encoding energy transducer TonB family protein gives rise to the protein MLALAALIVFVGWLARAGGPASQLGEGRVVQVSIVPAEGIVQHQAEAAAHQAAAIPAEPEREPALQIDRARDDSTKEPEPPSSRPPGARGSVSTTQVHAANSASLSAAFQQDIYDHVARYRRYPAAARAERLSGIVQLYFEVDRQGAVSNIRVASSSGHLILDSEAVDTIRRAAPLPPVPLGLAGRQRVLLPIDFSLKRSTS